A stretch of DNA from Microcaecilia unicolor chromosome 10, aMicUni1.1, whole genome shotgun sequence:
GAAAAACAGGAAAAAGACATTTTACTTACGagtccaccagggcaagaagccCAGCCTGATTTTTCTAATAACTTGCTTCCTTCTTCTCCTGCAACCCCTTTGCTTCTTACCCAGCACCATCTGCCTCTCTGTAACCTATGGCCCCTCAAACCCCAGCACAGATTTACTATTATTGTTTTTGTGTAATTTGTTGGTTTGTTGTCCGCTTTTATGCTTTGTATTGGCATGTAAATCACCATGGTCAGGGGTTTTATCACCttgcttggtaagtaataaactTAGGATACATAAATATCTAGTATGTTTCTCTAAAACATGCACCCCTTATGTTCCTTACTTCAGTACCTTTTGCCCCTCAGAGACCTAGGACACTCATATACATTAATCTAATACTGACTACCCCACAAAGATCTGTACCCCTTCCACTCCTCATCTAGCCATAACTTAGCCGAGAAGACCATTATTAGACATCCTGGTGAAGGTAACATGCACGGGGAGGGATGTATGGAGAAGACTAGGAAAAGGCAGAACCGCGAGTGGTGTGTTCCTGTGCATCAGCCCTCAATATAAACTAACTACTTTGCCATACTATACAGCTTCTTCCCTAAAATGTGGATTCTGTTCCCGGGGTCTCTCAGTTCATACATCACCTGCAACTATTTCACTCCAATAGCAAACATTATGTATATGGGACTTCGGCTCCCTACCTGAGCCATGAGTTGTGTTCCTTGTGTCTGTCAGTCCATACATTCCCCGTATTGATTCTGGCTCTGTGTTACGAGCTCTAAAGACTTTTGTTGGGCCCATCAGGGATCTCCAGAGATGGATTGCATCCTCATGAGCCAAAATATATGCCCTCATAGGGCCGCTAAGGATAAAGGGACAGACAAAAACATAATGGAATATGATCAGTTACAGGGAACAAGGATGCGAACTACCCCTCTCATGGGCAAAGACACAAGTTTATATATGATACCATAGTGGGACAATAGAGATGAGGATGGAAGAGGCAAAACTGTAGGCTAATGGAGTTCCAGTTAGTATTATCAAGAGGTCAGAAAGAAAAGACAAGTCACATACTTAAGACACACACAACTGAACTCTCTACCAGAGCTGGCTGCACATTGCCCAGGATATAAAGTTGTGCCCACACTTAGTCACACACAACTTACAGATGATGATAACGCTCCTGCTGCAGCTATAGGTCATGGTGAACTTGTTTATAGACCCGATGCAagtaaacttgaactttctgccagagTTTGAAATCTAACTGAGCATTAACAAGCCTAGAGCATTGAAAAGGATAGTAGCAGACCAGGGTCTAGAGGTTCtggcttaaaaagaaaaaaatattttctgttctttgccagAAAGAGAGGAAGCACTGcttctgacctgaattaggtgttaattaaggtactGTGTGGAACAGAAATAACGCTGCAATTAATGCAACCAGTTTAAGaacaaaagcatttattttcaaacatggcTGGTGAAGAAGACCAGAACAGCACTTAGTTGTGCAGAGAAACAAAAGAGATGACCAACAGAGGACACAAATTTTACAAGGAGAGATCTCCCTTTCTGGGTTGTGTTTCAGAAGATATTTCacaatagggcccttttactaaagtgtgttaagcagtacttaacatgcaaattagcatgcattaactgcCACCACACTGGAAGCAGTTACAAGTACTAATTCATCAAGTGCATTTTGTGCTGGAGTGGGAACTAGGCATGGGTGAAGAATGGGCGTGGATAACATATTGCAGTTAGCACAAGGTATATACCACATGCTGCCACTTGTGCTGTTAATGCAGGTTCGCCCAATTACTGTGTTAACTATCAAAAgctctgtttgaagcagtcccctagAGAGGAAAGGATCCAGGTAACCTTCTTTTCTGaggagttctgagagaagaggatttatttatttatttgttgcactttttatcccacatatttgcaggctcaatgtggcttacataataccgtgaaggcatttgcCAATTCCAGTACGGGattagtacaaaatgttgtattgggatagggaaggtaAGAtacaatcaagttgggttgaggtaaaaagagtttgtcaatgtccaatacaatctttgatagtgaagtgttgcagggttgagtcacttaggttgggtcattcggatatgcctttccgaacaagggagtctttaataattttctgaattttaggtgatcatgtTGTTTTCATCatttgtggcaatgcgttccataggcgcgtgcctatgtaagagaagttggacgcatgggttctctgggtaagtgaacattatttagCTCTgggctttggtgatttaaagattgggaTAAAAGAGTAACTGCAGACTTATTGATAAAAacagttgattaaaaaaaaaagcaaactttatttattAACTAGTTTAAATAGTGTAAAATTATTTTCCTTATAGATTTTAAACTTGAGCTTTCTGACAGAAATTAATTGTTAGTTTACAGCAttgatagcctctagaaggcacaacaggatctagtttagtcacctagataggattttagatagtgctggggaggaactaGCTGTTTTAGTACATAtgggtatcaatgacataggaaaatgtagaaGGTagtttctggaagccaaatttaggttcttaggtagaagctgaaatccagatcctccagggtagcattttcagaaatgctgccCGTCCCACGCATTGGACTcaagaaacaggcagagctccaaagtctcaaagcgtggttgagacgatggtgcagggatgagggtttCAGATTTGTTAGAAAAGGGCAACATTTTGGGAAAGGGGAAGGCTATTCTGAAAAGATggattccatcttaaccaggatggaaccaggctatcggcactaaatttaaaatggccatatagcagcttttaaatggggggggggggggggggggggggggggtggggggggggggggggggggggggggggggggggggggggggggagagccaacCAAaacagaggtttcaacaatggtgaaacaaagctaggagtgtttaaggggagagcagagtaaaggaaGCAAATTATCTAAGCAGTTTGTAGATACAGGGGAAAACCACAATTTGAAattctagaagcctaaaaaataagatggaagagttagaatatatagcacataAGTATTTGCTAAACAAATGCGTTTTCAATACTTTCTGAAAATTTGATTTAATATTATGTTATAAATATGcaaaactaactcatttggagaCACTGCCCTTGCCACATAAAACAACATGAACACAATGAGGAGAGACGGTCACAAACAAGAAAACACATATTAAACGCTTTTGGGAGCTGAGACACATCCTAATAATGACACGACAAAGAAGCATGGGCCACAAACAAGTACTAGCTTGCCCACTGGGCCAATATACATTCTCATATGGAAGATGACGCCAGAAAGCTAGTACCTGAGACACACACACCAGCCAGCACGTTAATGGACCAAGAGATCCAAAATCACATTTCACTAAGGGGAATCAGTTCTTTAACAAGGGTACAATTTCTTTATTCTTTAATAGGAAACAATTAAGAGATCTAGATACATCGGCCTTCTCTTCTGAGTAAGGGAATGTGCATAGAAAGATAAAGATTTTCTACCTGGACATAAATTCAACCAGTCGCTGATAGAAGAATCTCCCTGTGGTGAGAAAAAGAAGGATAGATTAAATGAAgttgagaaaagaagaaaacaggaaggcataaaatagaaagaaaatagAGAATGGAAGGAACAGAGGACACAAAGAAATATACCAGGCTCTCCACTGATAATatataatgaaaataaacaaCCCCACAGACAGAACTCCTCATTAATGATATATTTggaaccccccccaccccaccccacaggcagcgcTCTCCATCAATGACATATATACAGGGAATAAATTCTACTCCACAAACGGGGCTCTCTTTTGAAGTTGTCCCCCTGTGGTACCCGAGTGTTCTCTGTAGAAATTCTGAGAATCTTCTCTTCTCCAGCTCAGCTCCTTACTTCTCACAATCAGGAACTTGTTAAGCAAAATCTTCTCATGAACTGCCTtagataaaacagagaaaaacccCCCCCATTAAGAATAGTTTCAGAGACTCTGCCTACAAATACCTAGAAATCAGGACATAGTATTTCATTTATTAACCATTCACAGCGCAGGTAATTGCATTGATATACTATTTCCATTGCCACTCACACAGGTCTCACAAGCATGAAGAATCATGTTACCTTGAAGATGACAGGATGGGCTACAGCATCAGGCTTGATTACAGCCAGAGTAAGCTGGAGAATCCTGACACTACTCCCTAGTGACATTATTAGAGGAGGTGATGGCTTCCTATGGCACACAAAGCAGAAACAAAATTTCTATTCAATCTGTTATAGGATTTATTCTgcattatgtttttattttgctgcttgaAACCTTTGTAATCTACTTTGGTTAGTGCCAAAAGGCAGAATATaagtatttaaataaaaaattacaTTACACTGAAGTGCCCATCTTCCTTTGAAGCCATGTTAACTCTTCTCTATTAATCTAAGAATCTCAGTAATTTCTGCTGCCTTACTTAATATACTCAAAAGGCTTATTATAGCTTTTCCAAGAGtctaaggaatcctgttcagaaggaatggatcctcatcagaaggaatggatcctcaggagctggcagagccagtggtaggaggtggggctggtggttgggaggcggggctagtgctgggcagacttctacggtctgtgccctgaaaaagacagatacaaatcaaggtaaggtatacacaaaaagcagcacatatgagtttatcttggtgggcagactggatggaccgtgcaggtctttttctgccttcatctactatgtttttactaagcggcagtaagcccaatgcgggcttaccgcttgctataacAGAAGTACCGCCAAGCTACCACAGCAGCTCGGCTGTACTTCTCACGCCTACCATGCTGtaatttccggcgctacaaattgtttttatttttgtagtgctggactgtacctggcggtaatccgGTGGCAGTAAGgccctcccccctgaaatggccgcactgcaagtgctttacttgccgcctggccatttcctgcaggaaagcgagacattcccttttaccagctgtggcaaaagggggcatcAGCGAATGTGTTAAACACGCGCCAATGCCAGccccagcccccttttgctgcagcttggtaaaagggcccctaaaatcacTTGCATGTAAATATGGGACATCTACTATTTTTTCATCTTTGGTATCCTGCCTGCTTTCACACTCAGCAGGGCTGTCCACCTGCATTCAGCAGCACTCAACCAGGCAATGCCGCTGAATATAGGGGCCATATAGACTTAAAgtacaagttaaaaaaaacaaaaacaaaacactaattaggttgaaaccagggagcatttaacatcctgtgcttacatcaaaagaaaaagatggcatatgggaacttgctctttttgttttgtggaatattataaaaatgcacagcctttttttattactagtatttcactagtatttcacagagaggtactgAATAAtgagagatgggcttccttcatgcacaagttctgtccagagtcagtctaaatgtactaacattgtccagttcagcacattaGGAGCCGCCAAGTTCAGTTCAGCACATTAggagctgccaagttcatacaaagttaattatgttcagtggaaaataaatttgttggctcaggctgtttgctaggtgaatattccatcactgtttcattattgctacgaAGTATACTATTACATAAGTGAATTATATTATCctctctcactgtattttcaaatgtaagcaacattaaacccaagtttgcttgggataatgtgtgatataaatgtaacccccccccccccaatcctttaccctccatcttttaagacactgcctgtccagctggatggtgatggcaaaaacaaaacaacttttgtcCAGTGATgattaactcaaaataacctgttccttagctgggctctagcattaccatattgaaaatgcaaccaaaccatgcctctgtggttatgtttcactaataagttaaaagattaactgtctttcttgaaaggattatataacctttggaggCA
This window harbors:
- the NME6 gene encoding nucleoside diphosphate kinase 6 — its product is MSLGSSVRILQLTLAVIKPDAVAHPVIFKAVHEKILLNKFLIVRSKELSWRREDSQNFYREHSGRFFYQRLVEFMSSGPMRAYILAHEDAIHLWRSLMGPTKVFRARNTEPESIRGMYGLTDTRNTTHGSDSPESANREITFFFPEFNVNHWYQQEEPYFRTGAVSYDSERQIHTVHTETQFLCS